From one Solanum stenotomum isolate F172 chromosome 12, ASM1918654v1, whole genome shotgun sequence genomic stretch:
- the LOC125846381 gene encoding receptor-like protein 44: MGIWSNLLVLLLIFPFCTPDPNDEMCLTHLSQSLQDPLKNLQNWTKSSFAKPCDGFTSYLQGATCNNGRIYKLSLSNLSLKGTISPYLSNCTNLQALDLSSNAISGPIPLELQFLVNLAVLNLSANQLSGPIPEQLAICAYLNVIDLHDNQLNGLIPQQLGLLVRLSVFDVSNNRLSGPIPASLGNRSGNLPRFNASSFDGNKDLYGYPLPPKKSNGLSVLAIVGIGLGSGFLSLVLSFTAVCIWLRVTEQKLDAEEGKISHLMPDY; encoded by the coding sequence ATGGGTATTTGGAGCAACCTACTTGTGCTCCttcttattttccctttttgtaCACCAGATCCAAACGATGAGATGTGCTTGACCCATCTCAGTCAATCTTTACAAGACCCTTTGAAGAATCTTCAAAACTGGACTAAATCTTCCTTCGCTAAACCTTGTGATGGGTTCACTTCATATCTACAAGGGGCAACTTGTAACAATGGCCGCATCTACAAATTGTCCCTTTCGAATCTCTCGCTTAAAGGTACCATTTCTCCTTATCTCTCTAATTGCACCAATCTCCAAGCTCTTGACCTCTCCTCCAACGCAATCTCCGGCCCAATACCTCTGGAACTCCAGTTCCTAGTCAATCTGGCTGTTCTCAACCTCTCAGCTAATCAACTTTCAGGCCCAATTCCTGAACAGCTCGCCATTTGCGCTTACCTCAACGTCATCGATCTTCATGATAATCAGCTTAATGGGCTTATCCCGCAGCAACTGGGCCTCCTTGTACGGCTATCAGTTTTCGACGTATCCAACAATAGATTATCGGGTCCGATACCAGCCTCACTGGGTAACCGGAGCGGAAATTTGCCCCGATTCAATGCCAGTTCGTTTGATGGGAATAAGGATCTTTACGGGTACCCATTGCCACCCAAAAAGAgtaatgggttatcggttttGGCAATTGTAGGGATCGGATTAGGAAGTGGGTTCTTGAGTTTGGTGCTAAGTTTTACTGCTGTTTGCATATGGTTGAGAGTTACTGAGCAAAAATTGGATGCTGAAGAAGGAAAAATCAGTCATCTTATGCCTGATTATTGA
- the LOC125846347 gene encoding AP2-like ethylene-responsive transcription factor ANT isoform X2: MKSLSNDDSNNSNWLGFSLSPHINSLEGPLTDHHHSTQPGSSSDVQSSVPIRFSPTHLNYPAMYYEGDNATLFSSLSAMPLKSDGSLCIMKGFNGPQQPQGMVSSTPKLEDFFGDAAMGSHHYEGCNRGGMAHSLHNIYYNQNQENETTNSQDFLNHIQENARHQQQQQNYPDFSVFRGHELYHSTEQGKTECSNLQVPTMTGDEMSGMNNWVSRNYQNQTGHALEQNMIGCMADNGAESSSVGAMTYGDFKSLSLSMSPGSQSSCVTGTQTQQISPTVTDCIAIETKKRGSEKANNQKQIVHRKSIDTFGQRTSQYRGVTRHRWTGRYEAHLWDNSCKKEGQSRKGRQVYLGGYDMEDKAARSYDLAALKYWGPSTHINFPLENYQQELEEMKNMTRQEYVAHLRRKSSGFSRGASMYRGVTRHHQHGRWQARIGRVAGNKDLYLGTFSTQEEAAEAYDIAAIKFRGVNAVTNFDISRYDVERIMASNTLLAGDLARRKKETETSKEICNQNLIANASHQGEVNIQNKEENGNAVDWTMSLYQSSSPGIDTNTMSSTILQGQMDESARINTHLSNDSSLVTSLGSSREVSPAKNNGHLMHNFAMPQSAPKLISSPATNITSWISSAQLRPNVPVFAAWTDA; encoded by the exons ATGAAGTCTTTGAGTAATGATGACAGCAACAACAGCAACTGGCTTGGTTTTTCACTTTCCCCTCACATAAACAGCTTAGAGGGTCCTCTTACTGATCACCATCACAGTACTCAACCTGGTTCATCAAGTGATGTTCAAAGTTCAGTGCCAATTAGATTTTCTCCAACTCATCTCAACTATCCAGCTATGTACTATGAAGGTGACAATGCaacccttttctcttctttatcaGCTATGCCTCTCAAGTCTGATGGTTCATTATGCATTATGAAAGGTTTCAACGGGCCACAACAACCACAAG GTATGGTAAGTTCAACACCTAAACTGGAAGACTTCTTTGGTGATGCAGCAATGGGGTCTCATCACTATGAAGGTTGTAACAGAGGAGGTATGGCTCACAGTTTACACAACATTTACTAtaaccaaaatcaagaaaatgagaccACCAATAGCCAAGATTTCTTGAACCATATTCAAGAAAACGCCAGACATCAGCAGCAACAACAGAACTACCCTGATTTTTCAGTATTTAGAGGACATGAACTGTATCACTCAACAGAACAGGGGAAAACAGAGTGCAGCAATCTTCAGGTTCCAACAATGACAGGTGATGAAATGTCTGGTATGAATAACTGGGTGTCAAGAAACTATCAAAATCAAACAGGACATGCATTGGAGCAAAATATGATAGGCTGCATGGCTGATAATGGTGCAGAATCTAGTTCTGTTGGTGCAATGACATATGGAGATTTTAAGTCCCTTAGCTTATCAATGAGCCCTGGCTCTCAATCAAGCTGCGTTACTGGGACACAAACACAACAAATCTCTCCAACTGTCACAGACTGTATTGCCattgaaacaaagaaaagaggGTCTGAGAAGGCGAATAATCAAAAGCAAATTGTTCATAGAAAGTCTATTGATACATTTGGACAAAGAACCTCACAGTATCGGGGAGTCACTAG GCATAGATGGACTGGTAGATACGAAGCTCATCTATGGGACAACAGTTGTAAGAAAGAAGGACAGAGCAGGAAAGGAAGACAAG TCTATCTAG GTGGATATGACATGGAAGATAAAGCTGCAAGATCATATGATTTAGCAGCACTGAAGTACTGGGGACCCTCCACACACATTAATTTCCCG TTGGAAAATTATCAACAAGAgcttgaagaaatgaagaacaTGACAAGGCAAGAATATGTAGCTCACTTGAGAAG AAAGAGTAGTGGATTTTCAAGAGGTGCTTCAATGTATAGAGGAGTGACAAG ACACCATCAGCACGGGAGATGGCAAGCTCGTATCGGCCGAGTGGCCGGGAACAAGGACCTCTATTTGGGGACATTTA GCACCCAAGAAGAAGCTGCTGAGGCCTATGACATTGCTGCAATTAAATTTCGCGGTGTAAATGCTGTGACTAACTTTGATATATCAAGGTACGATGTGGAGCGTATTATGGCTAGTAACACCCTTCTTGCTGGGGACTTAGCtaggagaaaaaaagaaacagaaaCAAGCAAGGAAATCTGTAATCAAAACCTTATTGCAAATGCTAGCCATCAGGGTGAAGTTAATATCCAAAATAAAGAGGAAAATGGAAATGCAGTAGATTGGACAATGTCACTTTATCAGTCTTCCTCTCCTGGAATCGACACAAACACAATGAGCTCTACTATACTACAAGGTCAGATGGATGAATCTGCGCGAATTAACACTCACTTATCAAATGATTCTTCGCTAGTAACTAGCCTTGGCAGCTCGCGAGAAGTCAGCCCTGCCAAAAACAATGGCCATTTGATGCATAATTTCGCAATGCCTCAATCTGCACCAAAGCTAATCTCTAGTCCAGCAACTAATATCACCTCTTGGATCTCATCAGCCCAGTTAAGGCCTAACGTCCCTGTTTTTGCTGCATGGACAGATGCTTAA
- the LOC125846347 gene encoding AP2-like ethylene-responsive transcription factor ANT isoform X1 has product MKSLSNDDSNNSNWLGFSLSPHINSLEGPLTDHHHSTQPGSSSDVQSSVPIRFSPTHLNYPAMYYEGDNATLFSSLSAMPLKSDGSLCIMKGFNGPQQPQGMVSSTPKLEDFFGDAAMGSHHYEGCNRGGMAHSLHNIYYNQNQENETTNSQDFLNHIQENARHQQQQQNYPDFSVFRGHELYHSTEQGKTECSNLQVPTMTGDEMSGMNNWVSRNYQNQTGHALEQNMIGCMADNGAESSSVGAMTYGDFKSLSLSMSPGSQSSCVTGTQTQQISPTVTDCIAIETKKRGSEKANNQKQIVHRKSIDTFGQRTSQYRGVTRHRWTGRYEAHLWDNSCKKEGQSRKGRQVYLGGYDMEDKAARSYDLAALKYWGPSTHINFPLENYQQELEEMKNMTRQEYVAHLRRKSSGFSRGASMYRGVTSRHHQHGRWQARIGRVAGNKDLYLGTFSTQEEAAEAYDIAAIKFRGVNAVTNFDISRYDVERIMASNTLLAGDLARRKKETETSKEICNQNLIANASHQGEVNIQNKEENGNAVDWTMSLYQSSSPGIDTNTMSSTILQGQMDESARINTHLSNDSSLVTSLGSSREVSPAKNNGHLMHNFAMPQSAPKLISSPATNITSWISSAQLRPNVPVFAAWTDA; this is encoded by the exons ATGAAGTCTTTGAGTAATGATGACAGCAACAACAGCAACTGGCTTGGTTTTTCACTTTCCCCTCACATAAACAGCTTAGAGGGTCCTCTTACTGATCACCATCACAGTACTCAACCTGGTTCATCAAGTGATGTTCAAAGTTCAGTGCCAATTAGATTTTCTCCAACTCATCTCAACTATCCAGCTATGTACTATGAAGGTGACAATGCaacccttttctcttctttatcaGCTATGCCTCTCAAGTCTGATGGTTCATTATGCATTATGAAAGGTTTCAACGGGCCACAACAACCACAAG GTATGGTAAGTTCAACACCTAAACTGGAAGACTTCTTTGGTGATGCAGCAATGGGGTCTCATCACTATGAAGGTTGTAACAGAGGAGGTATGGCTCACAGTTTACACAACATTTACTAtaaccaaaatcaagaaaatgagaccACCAATAGCCAAGATTTCTTGAACCATATTCAAGAAAACGCCAGACATCAGCAGCAACAACAGAACTACCCTGATTTTTCAGTATTTAGAGGACATGAACTGTATCACTCAACAGAACAGGGGAAAACAGAGTGCAGCAATCTTCAGGTTCCAACAATGACAGGTGATGAAATGTCTGGTATGAATAACTGGGTGTCAAGAAACTATCAAAATCAAACAGGACATGCATTGGAGCAAAATATGATAGGCTGCATGGCTGATAATGGTGCAGAATCTAGTTCTGTTGGTGCAATGACATATGGAGATTTTAAGTCCCTTAGCTTATCAATGAGCCCTGGCTCTCAATCAAGCTGCGTTACTGGGACACAAACACAACAAATCTCTCCAACTGTCACAGACTGTATTGCCattgaaacaaagaaaagaggGTCTGAGAAGGCGAATAATCAAAAGCAAATTGTTCATAGAAAGTCTATTGATACATTTGGACAAAGAACCTCACAGTATCGGGGAGTCACTAG GCATAGATGGACTGGTAGATACGAAGCTCATCTATGGGACAACAGTTGTAAGAAAGAAGGACAGAGCAGGAAAGGAAGACAAG TCTATCTAG GTGGATATGACATGGAAGATAAAGCTGCAAGATCATATGATTTAGCAGCACTGAAGTACTGGGGACCCTCCACACACATTAATTTCCCG TTGGAAAATTATCAACAAGAgcttgaagaaatgaagaacaTGACAAGGCAAGAATATGTAGCTCACTTGAGAAG AAAGAGTAGTGGATTTTCAAGAGGTGCTTCAATGTATAGAGGAGTGACAAG CAGACACCATCAGCACGGGAGATGGCAAGCTCGTATCGGCCGAGTGGCCGGGAACAAGGACCTCTATTTGGGGACATTTA GCACCCAAGAAGAAGCTGCTGAGGCCTATGACATTGCTGCAATTAAATTTCGCGGTGTAAATGCTGTGACTAACTTTGATATATCAAGGTACGATGTGGAGCGTATTATGGCTAGTAACACCCTTCTTGCTGGGGACTTAGCtaggagaaaaaaagaaacagaaaCAAGCAAGGAAATCTGTAATCAAAACCTTATTGCAAATGCTAGCCATCAGGGTGAAGTTAATATCCAAAATAAAGAGGAAAATGGAAATGCAGTAGATTGGACAATGTCACTTTATCAGTCTTCCTCTCCTGGAATCGACACAAACACAATGAGCTCTACTATACTACAAGGTCAGATGGATGAATCTGCGCGAATTAACACTCACTTATCAAATGATTCTTCGCTAGTAACTAGCCTTGGCAGCTCGCGAGAAGTCAGCCCTGCCAAAAACAATGGCCATTTGATGCATAATTTCGCAATGCCTCAATCTGCACCAAAGCTAATCTCTAGTCCAGCAACTAATATCACCTCTTGGATCTCATCAGCCCAGTTAAGGCCTAACGTCCCTGTTTTTGCTGCATGGACAGATGCTTAA
- the LOC125846378 gene encoding short-chain dehydrogenase virD-like: MGDQKVVLVTGCAKGGIGYEYCKAFAEQNCRVFASDVAPRMSDMIDLQSDKIETLELDVASDESVESAVNSIISKCGHIDILINNAGIGSTGPLAELPLDAIRKSYEINALGQLRMVQQVVPHMASRCSGSIVNVGSVVGKVSTPWAGSYCASKAAVFSMSHTLRVELSPFNIDVIIVVPGAIRSSFGNNSVERLQNYEWKLYKNFKEAIIERAKASQGSKATDASVFARHVAKKVLSPKPPKVIEFGHMIGLFSLLSWSPLWARDLFLSTRFKLNRKVIKV, from the coding sequence ATGGGTGACCAAAAAGTTGTTCTAGTCACTGGTTGTGCCAAGGGTGGCATTGGTTACGAATATTGCAAAGCATTTGCTGAACAAAACTGCCGAGTTTTTGCATCTGATGTAGCCCCACGAATGTCTGATATGATAGATCTACAATCAGATAAAATTGAGACACTTGAGCTAGATGTTGCGTCGGACGAAAGCGTAGAATCTGCTGTGAATTCAATTATATCCAAATGTGGGCATATAGATATCTTGATCAACAATGCTGGAATAGGAAGCACGGGGCCTTTAGCCGAGTTGCCTTTGGATGCAATCCGAAAATCTTATGAAATTAATGCATTGGGGCAATTAAGGATGGTTCAACAAGTAGTCCCTCACATGGCATCGCGGTGCAGTGGAAGTATAGTGAATGTAGGGAGTGTTGTGGGAAAAGTGTCCACCCCTTGGGCAGGGTCTTATTGTGCTAGTAAAGCTGCGGTTTTTTCTATGTCGCACACTTTGAGGGTTGAGTTAAGCCCGTTTAATATAGATGTAATTATTGTGGTCCCGGGTGCTATAAGGTCAAGTTTTGGGAATAATAGTGTGGAAAGATTGCAGAACTATGAGTGGAAACTTTACAAGAATTTTAAAGAAGCTATAATTGAGCGTGCAAAGGCTTCTCAAGGGAGTAAAGCGACTGATGCATCAGTATTTGCTAGACATGTAGCAAAGAAGGTGTTGAGTCCAAAACCACCAAAGGTGATTGAATTTGGGCATATGATTGGacttttttctttactttcttggTCCCCTCTTTGGGCAAGAGATTTGTTCTTATCGACCAGATTCAAGTTGAATCGCAAGGTCATTAAGGTGTAA